A region from the Thermanaeromonas toyohensis ToBE genome encodes:
- a CDS encoding GntR family transcriptional regulator: MESLLKPIDLDTYQPVRREVYRVLREAILTGKLQPGQRMVERNLARQLGVSRTPVREAIRKLELEGLVEHVPRRGVVVARISKREAWEIYSIRAVLEGLAARLAAEKITPKQLEKLEELVRGMEEARMRRDLKELERLHMEYNELIYQAAESPRLHQMISSLVDYIVGFTKVGYAVPGRTHAATREHRELLEALKAGDADRAERLARQHIENSRQAYFAQLALEEERTVD, from the coding sequence ATGGAAAGCTTACTTAAGCCTATAGATTTGGATACCTATCAACCTGTACGGCGCGAGGTTTACCGCGTTTTACGAGAGGCTATTCTTACAGGTAAACTACAACCGGGGCAGAGAATGGTGGAAAGGAATTTAGCCCGTCAACTAGGAGTTAGTCGAACTCCGGTACGGGAGGCTATACGCAAGCTAGAATTAGAAGGTTTGGTGGAACATGTACCCCGGCGGGGAGTAGTCGTGGCCCGTATATCTAAGCGAGAAGCCTGGGAAATTTACAGTATTCGTGCTGTCCTAGAGGGGTTGGCTGCGAGGCTCGCTGCAGAAAAAATCACTCCTAAACAATTAGAAAAGCTAGAAGAACTGGTGCGGGGTATGGAAGAAGCCCGGATGAGAAGAGATCTTAAGGAATTGGAAAGATTGCACATGGAATATAACGAATTGATTTATCAGGCGGCTGAAAGCCCGCGGTTGCACCAGATGATAAGCAGCCTGGTGGATTACATTGTAGGCTTTACTAAAGTGGGCTATGCTGTTCCGGGGCGTACCCATGCCGCTACTAGGGAACACCGGGAGCTATTGGAAGCATTGAAGGCAGGGGATGCGGATAGAGCTGAAAGGTTGGCGCGTCAGCATATTGAAAATTCCCGGCAGGCCTACTTTGCTCAGCTGGCCCTTGAGGAGGAGAGAACTGTAGATTAA
- a CDS encoding TusE/DsrC/DsvC family sulfur relay protein, translated as MGLSPTERETIAARARERGIHLGEEHWYLLELSYAYYQKHKTICTLRTLMKLSGWEKKKIYKLFPGNPIGEISKITGLPMPKEC; from the coding sequence ATGGGGCTTTCTCCAACCGAAAGGGAAACCATCGCTGCTCGGGCCAGGGAGCGGGGTATCCACCTGGGGGAGGAACATTGGTATCTTCTAGAGCTAAGTTACGCTTATTACCAGAAGCATAAGACCATTTGTACCCTGCGTACCCTTATGAAGCTTAGCGGGTGGGAGAAAAAGAAAATTTATAAGCTATTCCCGGGCAACCCCATTGGAGAGATAAGTAAGATAACAGGGTTACCTATGCCGAAGGAGTGTTAA
- a CDS encoding helix-turn-helix domain-containing protein codes for MSVGAKLKQLREERGMPLETLADLLDIPLDCMREVEEGKRRLSAATLAELASILGVDVSYFEEKDDALSPRETSRIGSKLRRLREQKGLTLHELSRRSGVSLAHISEIERGRSTASLKTLEKLASALEVSTSYLLQERRSETLGSKVRRLREKMGLTQKELADQVGISHSLIGQIETGRIQPSLATLSRLAEALGVSSCYFLMEEEEPALPPGLERPAVQELVNLLYSWTDEEIGGLVSFIKILNRYRRPPELGGDEKQEILSFLERCTTRERELLVELARVLASNRQ; via the coding sequence ATGTCCGTAGGAGCTAAACTTAAGCAACTACGTGAGGAACGAGGGATGCCTTTGGAGACATTAGCTGACCTCCTGGATATTCCCCTGGATTGTATGAGAGAGGTGGAGGAGGGGAAACGGCGCCTTTCTGCGGCTACCTTGGCTGAGTTAGCTTCTATCCTAGGGGTAGATGTAAGCTACTTTGAAGAGAAAGACGATGCCCTTTCCCCACGGGAGACCTCCCGTATAGGTAGTAAGTTACGGCGGTTACGGGAGCAAAAGGGTCTTACCTTACATGAATTAAGCCGTCGGTCGGGAGTCTCTTTAGCTCATATTAGCGAAATTGAGAGAGGACGTTCCACGGCTTCCTTAAAGACACTAGAGAAACTGGCTTCAGCTTTAGAGGTTAGCACCAGCTACCTTTTACAAGAAAGACGGAGTGAAACTTTAGGCAGTAAGGTAAGGCGGTTGCGAGAAAAAATGGGACTTACTCAGAAAGAATTAGCTGACCAAGTAGGTATCTCCCATAGCCTTATTGGTCAGATTGAAACAGGTCGCATTCAACCTTCCCTAGCCACCTTAAGCCGCTTGGCCGAAGCTTTAGGTGTCTCCAGCTGTTATTTTCTTATGGAAGAAGAAGAACCTGCCCTTCCCCCAGGGTTAGAACGGCCGGCTGTACAGGAGTTAGTAAACCTCCTATATTCTTGGACAGACGAGGAGATAGGAGGCCTGGTATCTTTTATAAAGATACTTAACCGTTATCGGCGACCGCCTGAACTGGGGGGCGATGAAAAACAAGAGATCCTTTCCTTCCTAGAAAGGTGTACTACCAGGGAGAGAGAGTTACTGGTGGAGCTGGCGCGAGTTCTGGCTAGCAATAGACAATAG
- a CDS encoding cobyrinate a,c-diamide synthase: MRSPTIPITIPRVVLAAPHGRSGKTTVALGLIAALGKRGFTIQPFKKGPDYIDPSWLTLAAGRPCRNLDLYFMSPQQLRYSFLLGCQGADLAIVEGAMGLFDGLDLKGTGSTAEIALALEAPVVLVLDATRMTRSAAALVQGFKQFDPRIKLAGILLNRVARPRHEEMLRCAIKEYTGLPVIGALPKDERYVIPDRHLGLVPAAENERLHGALEATRAAIEANVDLDHLLDIARTAPPITCEEVPKRIAPVGKVRLGVVRDRVFHFYYPENLEALTQAGAELIFIDSLKEANLPPVDGLYIGGGFPEIFAGDLEENSSLRRDIRRAAQEGLPIYAECGGLMYLARRIKYGERWYEMVGALPLDVQMEDTPQGHGYTFLKACPGNPFFAEGAGVKGHEFHHSRVVNLRREKVNFAYRVVRGWGIDGQFDGLLYKGILASYTHLFAPAHLGWAEKLVSWVAVQSGISSLK; this comes from the coding sequence TTGAGGAGCCCAACAATACCTATTACTATCCCGCGGGTGGTTTTGGCCGCCCCCCATGGCCGATCCGGCAAGACCACTGTAGCCTTAGGATTGATTGCCGCCCTGGGCAAAAGGGGATTTACTATACAACCCTTCAAGAAGGGTCCTGATTATATCGACCCGAGCTGGTTAACCCTGGCTGCTGGGAGACCGTGCCGTAACTTGGATTTATACTTTATGTCTCCTCAACAGTTGCGTTATTCCTTTCTCCTAGGTTGTCAGGGAGCAGATCTAGCCATAGTGGAAGGGGCCATGGGTTTATTCGATGGTTTGGATTTAAAAGGTACTGGGAGTACGGCCGAGATTGCTCTAGCTCTGGAAGCTCCGGTGGTATTAGTTTTGGATGCTACCCGAATGACCCGTAGTGCAGCAGCGCTGGTTCAGGGTTTTAAGCAGTTTGACCCACGAATTAAGCTGGCGGGTATCCTCTTAAACCGGGTGGCGCGACCCCGCCATGAAGAGATGTTGAGATGTGCTATTAAAGAGTACACAGGTTTACCTGTGATAGGTGCTTTGCCTAAAGACGAGCGTTATGTGATACCCGATCGCCATCTGGGGCTGGTACCTGCGGCGGAAAACGAAAGGTTGCATGGGGCTTTGGAAGCTACCCGGGCGGCGATAGAGGCTAACGTGGACCTGGACCACCTCTTGGATATTGCCCGGACAGCCCCGCCCATTACCTGTGAGGAAGTACCTAAGCGCATTGCTCCTGTGGGTAAAGTACGTTTAGGAGTAGTGCGGGATCGTGTGTTTCATTTTTACTATCCTGAAAACCTGGAGGCTTTAACCCAAGCGGGCGCAGAATTGATTTTCATCGATAGCCTTAAAGAAGCTAATTTACCCCCTGTGGACGGGCTATATATCGGAGGAGGGTTTCCGGAAATTTTTGCAGGTGACTTGGAAGAAAATTCTTCCTTAAGACGGGATATTCGCCGGGCGGCCCAAGAAGGTTTGCCTATTTACGCTGAATGTGGTGGATTAATGTACCTAGCTAGGCGAATTAAATATGGTGAGCGATGGTATGAGATGGTGGGAGCCTTGCCTCTAGATGTACAAATGGAAGATACACCTCAGGGACATGGGTACACTTTCTTAAAAGCCTGTCCAGGTAATCCTTTCTTTGCTGAAGGAGCAGGGGTTAAGGGGCACGAGTTTCACCATTCACGGGTAGTCAATCTCCGGAGGGAGAAGGTCAACTTCGCCTATAGGGTGGTGCGGGGTTGGGGGATAGATGGCCAATTCGATGGCCTCCTCTATAAAGGGATCCTAGCCAGTTATACCCATCTCTTCGCTCCTGCCCACCTAGGGTGGGCTGAAAAATTAGTATCCTGGGTAGCTGTACAGTCGGGGATATCCTCTTTAAAGTGA
- a CDS encoding CDC48 family AAA ATPase yields the protein MEDKVSLKVIEGMVEDARKGIVRVVNEVMGRLGLNTGDVVAITGKRSTVARVMPAFPDRCPSGSIQMDGTIRQNARVGLGEEVILERAEWQRAKVVVLAPVLPGWTLEGEHEITHIKTRLLGLAVVPGDQVSITLFSGREEAFTVEGVTPRGPVVINKDTTVRFKGGEAGEIKRQRVTYEDIGGLAREVQRVREIIELPLKYPQLFKMLGVDPPKGILLYGPPGTGKTLIARAVASETEAHFIHVNGPEIMHKYYGESEARLRQVFEEARKKAPSIIFLDEIDAIAPRRADVHGDVEKRVVAQLLALMDGLESRGNVVVIGATNIPDLVDPALRRPGRFDREIAINVPDQRGREEILRIHTRGMSLAPDVSIPRLAAMTHGFVGADLAALCREAGMYALRRVLKDIPLGSDAAANLELKVTMRDFLDALAEIEPSATREFATEIPTVSWEDVGGLDSIKLRLQALVEWPLKYPDLFQYFDLQAPKGILLSGPPGTGKTLVAKALARESQVNFIPVNSSLLFSHWWGEAEKTLHEVFRKARQASPCILFFDEIDALVPTRRGSEGSMTSRLVSQFLMELDGLEELREVIVLAATNRIDLVDPAILRPGRFDIILEFSPPGPKERLAILKVHLRRKPLAEDVNLEALANMTEGMVGSELEAICKRAALLALSEAVHSGRVSPEDKATWRISSRHLEQALREVLEEKGGETSKPEARTLRTLWPASGSGREWTKIGR from the coding sequence ATGGAAGATAAAGTAAGCTTAAAAGTAATTGAAGGTATGGTTGAAGATGCCAGGAAGGGTATTGTCCGGGTAGTAAATGAAGTGATGGGACGTCTCGGCTTAAATACTGGAGACGTGGTAGCTATTACTGGTAAACGCAGCACTGTAGCACGGGTGATGCCTGCTTTTCCTGACCGGTGTCCCTCCGGTTCCATCCAGATGGACGGGACCATCCGCCAAAACGCCCGGGTAGGGTTAGGGGAAGAAGTAATTTTGGAACGGGCAGAATGGCAGCGGGCTAAGGTAGTGGTTTTGGCGCCCGTATTGCCTGGGTGGACCCTAGAAGGGGAACATGAGATAACCCATATCAAGACTCGCCTTTTAGGTCTGGCGGTGGTACCTGGAGACCAGGTAAGCATTACGTTATTCAGCGGCCGGGAAGAAGCCTTTACGGTGGAGGGAGTTACCCCGCGGGGGCCAGTAGTTATTAATAAAGATACAACTGTTCGCTTTAAGGGCGGGGAAGCTGGGGAAATTAAAAGGCAACGGGTAACCTATGAGGATATAGGCGGGCTCGCCAGGGAAGTCCAGCGGGTACGTGAGATAATAGAGCTTCCTTTGAAGTATCCCCAGCTTTTTAAGATGTTGGGAGTGGACCCGCCCAAAGGAATACTCTTGTATGGCCCCCCTGGTACGGGTAAGACCTTAATTGCCCGGGCGGTGGCCAGCGAAACAGAGGCCCATTTTATACATGTTAATGGGCCAGAGATAATGCATAAGTATTACGGTGAGAGCGAGGCCAGGTTACGCCAGGTTTTTGAAGAAGCCCGGAAGAAAGCGCCGAGCATTATTTTCCTGGACGAAATCGATGCCATAGCTCCCCGGCGGGCCGATGTCCATGGCGATGTGGAGAAACGGGTGGTAGCTCAGCTATTGGCCTTGATGGATGGCTTAGAATCCCGGGGTAATGTAGTAGTAATTGGAGCTACTAATATTCCTGATCTAGTAGATCCTGCCCTCCGGCGACCTGGCCGGTTCGACCGGGAGATCGCTATAAACGTACCTGACCAGCGGGGCAGGGAAGAGATTTTAAGGATACATACTCGGGGAATGTCCCTGGCGCCTGATGTTTCTATTCCCCGCTTAGCAGCCATGACCCATGGGTTTGTGGGTGCGGACTTAGCAGCCTTATGCCGGGAAGCAGGTATGTACGCCCTGCGCCGCGTTCTCAAAGATATACCCCTGGGTAGCGACGCGGCAGCTAACTTAGAGCTTAAAGTAACTATGCGCGATTTTCTGGATGCCTTGGCGGAAATTGAGCCTTCTGCTACAAGAGAATTTGCTACGGAAATCCCCACCGTCTCTTGGGAAGATGTGGGAGGCTTAGATTCTATTAAGCTTCGTCTGCAAGCTTTAGTGGAGTGGCCCTTGAAGTATCCTGATCTTTTCCAGTATTTCGACTTGCAAGCGCCTAAAGGGATTCTCCTTTCTGGACCTCCGGGGACAGGCAAAACCTTAGTAGCCAAGGCCTTGGCCCGGGAGAGCCAGGTGAACTTTATACCGGTAAATAGTTCCCTCCTCTTTTCCCATTGGTGGGGGGAAGCGGAGAAAACGTTGCACGAGGTCTTCCGGAAGGCCCGGCAGGCTTCCCCCTGTATCCTCTTCTTTGATGAGATCGATGCCTTGGTTCCTACCCGCAGAGGAAGCGAAGGTAGTATGACGAGCCGTCTGGTGAGCCAGTTCTTGATGGAACTGGATGGGTTGGAAGAGCTCCGGGAAGTTATAGTTCTGGCCGCCACTAACCGGATAGATTTAGTGGATCCTGCTATCTTGCGGCCAGGTCGCTTTGACATTATTTTGGAGTTTTCCCCTCCTGGCCCTAAAGAAAGGCTGGCCATCCTTAAGGTTCACCTCCGACGGAAACCTCTAGCCGAGGATGTCAATCTGGAAGCCTTAGCTAACATGACAGAAGGAATGGTGGGTTCAGAACTTGAGGCTATCTGCAAACGAGCTGCGCTTTTAGCCTTAAGTGAGGCTGTTCATAGTGGTAGGGTCTCACCAGAGGATAAGGCAACCTGGCGTATCTCTTCCCGGCATCTAGAACAGGCCCTGCGGGAGGTGCTGGAGGAAAAGGGTGGTGAAACTTCTAAACCTGAAGCTCGTACCTTGCGTACCCTTTGGCCTGCTTCTGGAAGCGGCCGGGAATGGACCAAGATAGGGAGGTGA
- the dsrB gene encoding dissimilatory-type sulfite reductase subunit beta, with product MPRTDFGPPHYMEMLPPVIKRNYGRWKYHEILRPGVLKHVAESGEEIYSIRVGSPRLVSTDFIREVCDLADKYCDGYVRFTSRHNIEFLVTNKENIEPLIQEVRAKGWPVGGTGNCLSNMVHTQGWIHCHTPATDASGIVKAVMDELYEYFVEEKLPAKLRISLACCLNMCGAVHCSDIAILGVHRTPPRVDHELLAKVSEIPTVVASCPTGAIRPNPKLKSVEVNEERCMYCGNCFTMSPAMQIMDPENDGVSIWVGGKVSNARTAPMFSRLAIPYLPNNPPRWPEVVQAVKKLVEVWATHARKGERMGEWIERIGWETFFKLADIPFTDKHIDDFIFSVPTFRTTTQFRW from the coding sequence ATGCCTAGGACCGATTTTGGCCCTCCCCATTATATGGAAATGCTTCCCCCTGTAATTAAAAGAAATTATGGACGTTGGAAGTACCATGAAATACTCCGGCCGGGGGTACTCAAACATGTGGCAGAAAGCGGGGAGGAAATATATAGTATACGAGTAGGTTCCCCGCGGCTGGTGAGCACCGATTTTATCCGCGAAGTATGCGACCTGGCCGACAAATATTGCGATGGGTATGTCCGGTTTACCAGCCGGCACAACATCGAGTTTCTGGTCACGAATAAAGAAAATATTGAGCCGCTCATCCAAGAAGTGAGGGCTAAAGGATGGCCAGTAGGGGGAACCGGCAATTGCCTCAGCAACATGGTGCATACTCAAGGTTGGATCCATTGTCATACCCCGGCCACCGATGCCTCGGGGATCGTCAAGGCAGTAATGGATGAGCTGTACGAGTATTTTGTGGAGGAAAAGCTTCCTGCTAAATTGCGTATTTCCCTGGCCTGTTGTCTTAACATGTGCGGGGCCGTCCATTGCTCGGATATCGCTATCTTAGGTGTCCACCGGACTCCCCCGCGAGTTGATCACGAGCTCTTGGCTAAGGTGAGCGAAATACCTACTGTGGTGGCTAGTTGCCCCACAGGTGCTATCCGGCCCAATCCGAAACTCAAGAGTGTAGAAGTCAATGAAGAAAGGTGTATGTACTGCGGAAACTGCTTCACCATGTCTCCGGCTATGCAGATTATGGATCCCGAGAATGATGGTGTTTCCATCTGGGTGGGTGGTAAGGTTTCCAACGCCAGGACGGCACCTATGTTCTCTCGCCTAGCCATCCCCTACCTTCCCAATAATCCGCCGCGCTGGCCGGAAGTGGTACAGGCAGTTAAGAAACTAGTGGAGGTTTGGGCCACCCATGCCCGTAAAGGCGAGAGGATGGGTGAGTGGATCGAGAGGATAGGCTGGGAAACTTTCTTTAAATTAGCGGATATTCCCTTCACCGATAAGCATATTGATGATTTTATCTTCAGCGTACCTACCTTTAGAACTACTACCCAGTTCCGGTGGTAA
- a CDS encoding (Fe-S)-binding protein: MRKVLDDFRALSDEILRAQEVRVPQFLAAMKKSLDRRDNWTFWLPYILSLEVCMKCGTCAEVCPVYIASGRQEIYHPAVRSDLIRRVYRRYFTWVGRLFPGLVGAEELTEDKLDALAESIYRCTVCRRCAYACPLAIDNGLIVREARKIFDAIGIAPDELKEKGTRKQLEMGNATGTPTAAFLDIIEFLEEEIEDQRGYKIKIPVDKKGAEYLVMHNAGDYLAFAETVMGAAEIFHAAGVDWTLNSPDTGINDVVNYGVFFSDEEFAKVLKAQIKTILDLGVKTLVVGECGHAFEAFKFLILRLIPPSERPFEVKSILELIDEWIREGRIKVDPEKNPEPVTYHDSCKVGRLGGLYEEPRRILKACCKDFREMEPNREMSYCCGGGSGFAIMTKGNFLKFRMETYGKIKAEQLKATGASIVALACSNCKGQFRDLINYYKLPVRFAGISELVANALVR, from the coding sequence TTGAGAAAGGTTCTAGATGATTTCCGTGCCCTCTCCGATGAGATTTTAAGGGCACAGGAAGTCCGCGTCCCCCAGTTCCTGGCCGCGATGAAAAAGTCCCTAGATCGGCGCGATAATTGGACTTTCTGGCTGCCATATATACTTTCGTTAGAGGTATGTATGAAATGCGGTACTTGCGCCGAGGTATGCCCAGTATATATAGCGAGCGGCCGCCAAGAAATATATCACCCTGCTGTGCGTTCTGATTTAATTCGTAGAGTGTACCGCCGCTATTTCACCTGGGTGGGCAGACTTTTCCCTGGCTTGGTGGGGGCGGAGGAACTGACGGAAGATAAGTTGGATGCTTTGGCGGAGAGCATATACCGCTGTACAGTCTGCCGCCGTTGCGCTTATGCTTGCCCTTTAGCTATCGATAACGGCCTTATTGTACGGGAGGCCAGGAAAATTTTTGATGCTATAGGGATTGCACCAGATGAGTTGAAAGAAAAAGGTACCCGCAAACAGCTAGAGATGGGCAACGCTACAGGGACTCCTACAGCCGCTTTCCTGGATATAATCGAGTTTCTAGAGGAGGAGATTGAGGACCAGCGGGGATATAAAATAAAGATACCTGTAGATAAAAAGGGCGCCGAGTACCTGGTTATGCATAATGCCGGGGATTACCTGGCCTTCGCCGAAACAGTCATGGGGGCGGCGGAGATCTTCCATGCTGCAGGGGTGGATTGGACTCTGAATTCCCCGGATACAGGTATTAATGATGTGGTAAATTATGGGGTATTTTTTAGCGATGAAGAGTTCGCCAAGGTACTGAAGGCGCAAATTAAGACTATCCTCGATCTAGGGGTAAAAACCCTGGTGGTGGGTGAATGCGGCCACGCCTTTGAGGCTTTTAAATTCCTCATACTAAGACTGATCCCTCCCTCTGAGAGGCCTTTTGAGGTAAAAAGCATTTTGGAACTTATAGACGAGTGGATTCGGGAAGGTAGGATAAAGGTGGACCCAGAGAAGAATCCTGAACCGGTGACTTACCATGATTCCTGTAAAGTAGGAAGATTAGGTGGGCTTTACGAAGAGCCGCGCCGGATCCTCAAAGCCTGCTGTAAAGATTTCCGAGAGATGGAGCCTAACCGGGAGATGAGCTACTGCTGTGGGGGTGGAAGCGGGTTCGCCATAATGACCAAGGGGAATTTTCTTAAATTCCGTATGGAGACTTATGGTAAAATTAAAGCTGAACAGCTTAAGGCTACAGGGGCTAGTATTGTAGCTTTAGCCTGTTCCAACTGCAAGGGCCAATTCCGCGACCTTATTAATTACTATAAGCTTCCCGTTCGTTTCGCGGGAATAAGCGAGTTAGTCGCCAACGCCCTTGTACGATGA
- a CDS encoding TusE/DsrC/DsvC family sulfur relay protein — MPKMVLAGIEIEVDEDGFIQDPEKWNEEVAKALAETEGVTELTEDHWKVINYLRQYYQQFGIAPMIRKLCKETGFSLKQIYDLFPSGPAKGACKIAGLPKPTGCV; from the coding sequence ATGCCGAAAATGGTTCTGGCCGGGATTGAAATTGAAGTGGATGAAGATGGGTTCATCCAGGACCCAGAGAAGTGGAACGAGGAGGTAGCTAAAGCCCTGGCGGAGACAGAGGGAGTAACAGAGCTTACGGAGGACCATTGGAAGGTCATTAATTACCTCCGTCAGTATTACCAGCAGTTTGGTATTGCTCCCATGATTCGCAAGCTGTGTAAGGAGACGGGCTTTAGCCTTAAACAGATTTATGATCTTTTCCCTAGTGGCCCGGCCAAGGGGGCGTGCAAGATCGCCGGTTTACCTAAGCCAACAGGGTGTGTATAA
- a CDS encoding respiratory nitrate reductase subunit gamma: MEGLGYLIGIVLPYAAVGVCLAGSLYKILFWSRAPKHLHWELFPYPRTTAGRLQEMVSEVLTLRSLYTYNRKLWFPSLLMHWGIYFILLWFLLLLIGLFPDAFTSFLGTLGGLLAGAGSLWLGLKRMERELKRLSSPVEYLNLLLIFLLSLVGLITGFFAHTAEVREYLLGVLTFSPELPAKTSLLWEILLGELFLVYLPFGRMFHFAAKYFSYHRVKWGEAD; this comes from the coding sequence ATGGAAGGGTTAGGTTATCTAATAGGAATAGTATTACCGTACGCAGCCGTTGGGGTTTGCCTGGCGGGATCCCTTTATAAAATCTTGTTTTGGTCACGGGCACCAAAGCATCTCCATTGGGAGCTTTTTCCTTATCCCCGCACTACGGCAGGTCGGCTGCAGGAGATGGTTAGCGAAGTCCTTACATTGCGCAGCCTGTATACCTACAACCGCAAGCTATGGTTTCCATCCCTTTTGATGCACTGGGGGATATATTTTATCCTTTTGTGGTTTTTACTGCTCCTTATCGGCCTATTCCCGGACGCTTTTACAAGCTTTCTGGGAACTCTGGGAGGCCTTTTGGCAGGAGCGGGTTCTTTATGGTTAGGGCTTAAGAGGATGGAGAGGGAGCTAAAACGGTTGTCTTCTCCCGTGGAATACCTTAATTTACTTCTTATTTTTCTTCTTTCATTGGTGGGCCTTATTACTGGCTTTTTCGCCCATACCGCGGAGGTCAGGGAATATTTACTAGGTGTCTTAACGTTTTCTCCAGAGCTTCCTGCTAAGACCTCCCTTCTCTGGGAGATCTTATTGGGAGAATTGTTTTTGGTGTATTTACCATTTGGTCGTATGTTTCATTTCGCTGCCAAGTATTTTAGTTACCACCGGGTAAAGTGGGGTGAGGCGGATTGA
- the selD gene encoding selenide, water dikinase SelD, with the protein MSREEIKLTHLSCSSGUAAKMGPGTLNQVLSLLPTQVLHHPELLVGIQSLDDAGVYRLTPELALIQTVDFFTPIVDDPYLFGQVAAANALSDIYAMGGRPLTAMNIVCFPSAKLDIAILGEILRGGADKLLEAGAVLVGGHSIDDEEPKYGLAVTGIVHPERIITNCGARPGDKLVLTKPLGTGILATALKAELADKETEQVMGRWMALLNRNAAEVMVEVEAHACTDITGFGLLGHCLELAQGSHVDIILHTKEIPVFPQVLDFAAMGLVPAGAYRNRNHAKGKVQFAPGVSETWQDILFDPQTSGGLLIAVPPNKVTELLTQLHNRGVEAARVIGEVTEGSGYIHVY; encoded by the coding sequence TTGAGCAGAGAAGAGATAAAACTCACTCACCTTTCCTGCAGTTCTGGTTGAGCTGCCAAGATGGGTCCGGGGACCCTCAACCAAGTCCTAAGCCTTTTACCAACCCAGGTCTTACACCATCCCGAGCTTCTGGTGGGTATCCAAAGCCTAGATGATGCCGGAGTCTACCGCTTAACACCCGAACTGGCTTTGATCCAGACGGTGGATTTCTTTACCCCCATTGTGGACGACCCTTACCTTTTTGGCCAAGTGGCCGCAGCCAATGCCCTAAGTGATATCTATGCCATGGGCGGCCGTCCCCTGACAGCTATGAACATTGTATGTTTTCCCAGCGCAAAGCTAGACATCGCTATTCTGGGGGAGATATTGCGGGGTGGAGCAGATAAGCTTTTGGAGGCCGGTGCTGTGCTTGTAGGGGGGCATAGCATTGACGATGAGGAGCCCAAGTATGGTCTGGCCGTAACTGGGATCGTGCACCCGGAAAGGATAATTACTAATTGTGGTGCTCGCCCAGGAGATAAACTTGTCCTGACTAAGCCCTTGGGTACAGGGATCTTAGCTACGGCCCTCAAGGCCGAGCTAGCAGATAAAGAGACAGAACAGGTCATGGGCCGCTGGATGGCTTTACTTAACCGAAATGCTGCCGAGGTCATGGTAGAAGTGGAAGCCCATGCCTGTACTGATATAACTGGTTTTGGACTTCTAGGACATTGCCTGGAATTGGCACAGGGTAGCCATGTAGATATAATATTGCACACCAAAGAGATACCCGTGTTTCCCCAGGTGCTGGATTTTGCTGCCATGGGGCTAGTACCAGCTGGTGCCTACCGTAACCGGAACCACGCGAAGGGGAAGGTACAGTTTGCCCCTGGAGTGAGCGAAACCTGGCAAGACATCCTCTTTGATCCCCAGACTTCAGGTGGCCTTCTAATCGCTGTGCCTCCTAATAAGGTTACCGAGTTACTTACACAGTTACACAACCGGGGAGTAGAAGCAGCCCGGGTGATCGGTGAGGTTACTGAGGGCAGCGGGTATATCCATGTATACTAA